One Candidatus Omnitrophota bacterium DNA window includes the following coding sequences:
- a CDS encoding DUF2341 domain-containing protein: MRKSKFFKAVSLLILVSFIFSPQYGFSQVPVDQLPQGAEIVSGGISLNYAPAQLGIGQSTDSAIINWHGENGGLGFSIGANARVDVSQPTSQSILMNRDMSGYGSHLMGRLSANGRVFVINTNGILFGANSQVDTAGLIASTLDITDSDFLDGDNSFNFSGAGNGSVVNQGTLNSPGGFVGLLGGSGGVENVGTITAELGSVVLAAGEEITVKLDAAGIVSAVVNQALSQNLSDRISAVKNTGTISADGGLVLLTAKSLDGLFDQLVNNEGIIEANVLNNTKGIVRLEANQRVKVAGVINAEGGTVTVDSQGADFSGTINAAEGIYNMNDGHTYIYGGTYTGNQTWLDNEHIVVKGDITGNDGSLTFRADNDGNGTGDFFQDFGFIITTSITSGDVNISGYDVTVRAISSAKDINIEATNDVMIAPAWRYKENFTIDPSLIDSTLTDFPVLIKLDSSNFDFSQAQVDGSDVRFVGPDGKVLSYEIESWNSGTQEAFIWVKLDSVSDSLTTTFSMYHDDNTNLPSENFAFASYGAPENDSTDVWSNGYLMVHHMNDYNDSTANGNDGTNNGTTLVDGEMGNAADFDGSSFIDIGNGLGLGTGDFTIETWYKGNQSEDYIGLAGATPGAGSGYTLENHNGQARSWINNDADDGSVNIADGSWHNVVLARSGGSGSLYVDGAGDNIGFATSSGDVDTATDFMIGGWGDTNYLTEGQIDEVRVSNVARSDAWLKASYEVGSDPLGATSTTVTTGLSGVNVNINSSDGAVVDANSATTPDITADSLSISAAQGIGSGDALETQVSNLEALNTISGNIEIDNTGDLTIAGSGVNNIGGAVDISTASPLTVNSDVLALGDISLAAAGADGDLSVNAAVDSSAGNVGLDAGRDLAISQTGSVVTDGGDIDLTAAQDAYVTRVSTDGTFTGSAIPALGTVTVTAGGNINDAYDSGNAVDGIDKVAGGITNFDISANTIDFNAGGDIGFGTNGALELRSNNMSITAQRAAMYHAGAMHFGGFDGDSFSLINSGDLWLDGAITTNNGLIDIAVVDDPNLYVNALINSGGGDVILAAVGDIIHSSGGDVYTGGGSFTGSADSDGDTTGFYDLQNGSVIDTTGATDGEVYISADDINVDGIVDAGTADITIAPSAAQTIALAAHLAYGQFRLSNDEIYNLITSGFINIGSSSAGTITINNLDQPGLKFKLISSGDVQEQGSGDIGTDIVADTLAFDVDGNVGLAGLGNGIETEIETLEGRVGGLINLNELTDLAINQLIATDVILLTMGYDVYPFNFTGSIIGNSGFGPNIISDTAILDAKTSIDLKTRIGSLSAQVRDPDSSGDITIRNKGAIALNDLPGWGYAVKNFGSGNIDITTGSPMTVNADVVGNSDVSLAANGSGPGADMTVNADVISLGSGTVNVHADNDLVHNTGTIGTRGIVNVSAGNGSGNDTLTMNGDALIHGATVNVSADDYMEMNNTSSITGTDIFVNVGDGAGPDNFTMNNRSSISGTNVTIDVANLMRMYNTSAINATNARIDAFGLGMHNNSSIEARIVDVNLDADLRMFNNADILGTAWVDVDAQRDVLMNNNSTIRSGRLVDIYAAQDLIMSQSSALLSDGSINVVTGRDTIMNGSSDMTAGYDVNIDADGQVVVSNSTVTAGHDANINAVGNISLGVINAGDNIRLTSSAGDILDTNGNRINLTAPNLYMNAAGTIGVPGDHIDTNVDDIWQAIALGGDVWINELDGVNLWDIQALGSVVDIITGGDTYAYSVLATGSGPADDAVINLDVNSGTLFVDGTIEAFRAGDGNALITADADNGISVYDSSVIDAWVNGNGNASVSLTTPGRGISIRDNSLIRSRVRGGGDATVIANATNGLVSIVDSDILARIGLDGDASIDVDAGTNVTVTDSDITSTVVGTGNASVDLTAGNMIADGTLTIDPSLISASALNGTASVVLRSAGPLQVLDSTVSAAIGNDGDAEVSLLTHGPIASQTVDNSTIEATVGNDGDSTVFFGTSGNTAIQNNSIVRAFTAGNGDTTTTVRAWQGIDVVDSTVSAITQGTGDANVELSAGLHADGIMINFPDPDLYNSTFHGADLNINDSSTVSAQTGTGNAEVFAEGENISVANSTVSSNVTGNGNATVKMVAGDWTTPYEPVPPTSGTLENGDLTITDSTVSATVEGDGDASVDLSAGDNIAIDTSYITASVLNGNAYVDISTENGDITIDDSEVKAIVSNTGHAEIDIDAASDVFLNNSDLLSQVLDGVASAIITIDAGDNIGLTNSRVAATSINNGPANVEFHAGKNIGLRDGSVVRANSFGNYLARIFFDANDDIRVIDSRVVTNELNLGGLSRIRFDANRIGLLRSDVIARALGASAWINLLADNDIVIKDSLVSAFSKLAPSSDGGAYIGIHSDLGNVTVDNSTVRAIDPPSDTGVASVNITAGNDLIVKNDSLVRAINYLDGESRVNLQADHDIKIEDSTVEAILEGKGQATVNAQADNNIEVTRSTVLAKVELEDSNIDLDGEDLTAEVNLSADEDVKIASSDVKAEVRISADERVEIQDSDIKATVNIEAEDDVEITNDGGKTIGSLIDIVVNNASNWWNDVIINSSLVKSLVDITADDKIEVTGETVESTVNIASGDDVKISESTIEAETELVADDRLEITDSDILATVAIDAEDDVEITEGETTVKAEIDLVAGGWSGDNDSNWSDLVIEDSTVKSLVDVTADDKIEVTDETIESEVTLKSSDDVKITDSTIEAELELVAQDRLQIESSDILATIEIEAQDDVEITNAEGETIKAEIDLVAGGWSGDNDSNWSDLVIEESTVKALVDVTAEDTIEVTGETIESEVTLKSSDDVKSIDSHIESEVELKADERMEIVNSNVLATVDIDAEDDVEITNGDDVDTVKSEIDLVVGGWDPEEGNWWNDLIIQDSTVKSTIDIEAGENIEVTDETIEAQVDIVSADDVKISSSTVKSEINLEADERVEIQDSDIKATVNIEAEDDIEVDTGHVEAYTDYGYALVGNDGDATVNLEAGDNTTITDSTLEALVGNDGDATINVLAANDITIDPSTLAASVVNDGDATVNLAADKGNIEVIESTVIASVGNDGDATILSVAGNSTTITDSTLEALVGNEGIALVDINTLNDVNISNSDITADVDGEGHAEIGVTAQDGEINVTNGSTILAQALSGSDTALVELFANLGVNITDSTVSAEMIGDGDARATLISGNGDVTLANSSISASVGGTGSSEVDIYAWEGNIYGDATSLVSADFAGLLARHNIGTSASPFMTAVDYLSAYSWDVGNIYVNELDSITLGTLTEDAGTLYGLSVAANNGIINVSSGGDMTVNSVIAPRGGVYLESRTGSIYAGTGWDPSGVQPDVTTGPDTVNDFARALPMDLTGTPWSTDGGIDVFSHYVVDPVSGPNVIAGSYSYFSTPEGTIGIGNAGVPVDADNFYNPLNVNIQAVDLDPSKWAVPAGFTPVAGLTLEIGGAAPGFTLAGPSGTLGVSGAIEGIVRPGVTAVTGVFPSPDIDLTNVTPPGYIFYDDTDTRGASPLFGPAAANLGPQQIWPDFLPEFDGAQFLASILRDSRTYYELMANYRFSTVTPVRSTDFYAYHPLTVTDESGFDGISLDSGAYEFIEQNINLKGTLAPYFGGKDDDEKKKKKATDL, translated from the coding sequence ATGAGAAAAAGTAAATTTTTTAAAGCTGTGTCTCTGCTTATTTTAGTCAGTTTTATCTTTAGTCCACAATATGGTTTTAGCCAAGTCCCGGTGGACCAACTACCTCAGGGGGCTGAGATAGTTTCCGGGGGGATTTCTTTAAACTATGCGCCAGCTCAGCTGGGAATTGGGCAAAGCACTGATTCAGCTATTATAAATTGGCATGGAGAAAATGGTGGGTTGGGTTTTAGTATCGGTGCAAACGCCAGAGTTGATGTCTCTCAGCCTACGTCTCAATCAATACTAATGAATAGAGATATGTCTGGATACGGTTCTCATCTTATGGGTCGCTTAAGTGCCAATGGAAGAGTTTTTGTAATTAATACCAATGGGATACTTTTTGGTGCTAACTCACAGGTTGACACTGCTGGTTTAATTGCTTCCACTCTTGATATCACCGATAGTGATTTCCTAGACGGTGACAATTCATTTAATTTTTCTGGTGCTGGCAATGGAAGTGTGGTTAACCAAGGAACGTTAAACTCTCCCGGTGGTTTTGTTGGTCTCCTGGGCGGTAGCGGTGGTGTAGAAAATGTCGGAACGATCACTGCTGAGTTGGGTAGCGTAGTATTAGCAGCCGGAGAAGAGATAACCGTAAAATTAGATGCTGCTGGTATAGTTTCAGCGGTAGTTAATCAAGCCTTAAGTCAGAACCTTAGCGATCGTATAAGTGCCGTTAAAAATACCGGAACTATTAGCGCTGATGGTGGATTAGTTTTACTTACTGCTAAGTCTTTAGATGGTTTATTTGATCAGTTGGTTAATAATGAAGGAATAATTGAAGCTAACGTTTTAAATAATACAAAAGGTATAGTAAGGCTTGAGGCTAATCAAAGAGTTAAAGTAGCTGGTGTAATTAACGCCGAAGGCGGCACTGTAACCGTTGATTCTCAAGGCGCTGATTTTTCTGGCACGATTAATGCCGCTGAAGGTATTTATAACATGAACGATGGCCATACCTATATATATGGCGGTACTTATACCGGTAATCAAACCTGGCTTGATAATGAACACATAGTCGTTAAAGGCGACATTACTGGAAATGATGGAAGTTTAACTTTTAGGGCCGATAATGATGGTAATGGTACTGGTGACTTTTTCCAAGATTTCGGTTTTATTATTACAACCAGTATTACTTCAGGTGACGTTAATATTAGCGGTTACGACGTAACTGTTCGGGCAATATCTTCGGCTAAGGATATTAATATCGAGGCGACCAATGATGTGATGATTGCTCCGGCTTGGCGTTATAAAGAGAATTTTACTATTGACCCAAGCCTCATTGACTCCACCCTTACCGATTTCCCAGTTTTAATAAAATTAGATAGCAGTAATTTTGATTTTTCTCAAGCTCAAGTCGATGGTTCTGACGTGCGTTTTGTCGGGCCTGACGGAAAAGTGCTTTCTTACGAAATTGAAAGTTGGAACAGTGGAACTCAGGAAGCTTTTATTTGGGTTAAATTAGATAGCGTAAGTGATAGCCTTACTACCACTTTTTCAATGTATCATGACGATAACACAAACTTACCTTCCGAGAATTTTGCTTTCGCTAGTTATGGCGCACCGGAAAACGATTCAACCGATGTTTGGAGCAATGGTTATCTAATGGTTCATCATATGAATGACTACAATGATTCAACAGCTAACGGTAACGATGGAACAAATAACGGTACAACCCTCGTTGATGGAGAAATGGGTAATGCAGCTGATTTTGATGGAAGTAGCTTTATTGATATTGGGAATGGTCTTGGTTTAGGAACAGGCGATTTTACCATTGAAACCTGGTATAAGGGAAATCAGTCAGAGGATTATATTGGTTTGGCTGGTGCTACTCCTGGAGCAGGTTCTGGCTATACCCTGGAAAATCATAATGGTCAAGCTCGAAGCTGGATCAATAACGATGCAGACGATGGTTCTGTTAATATAGCTGATGGGTCTTGGCATAATGTTGTGCTTGCTCGTAGCGGTGGTTCAGGAAGTTTGTATGTAGATGGCGCAGGTGACAATATTGGTTTTGCAACTTCATCAGGCGATGTCGATACTGCTACCGACTTTATGATTGGCGGTTGGGGTGATACAAATTATTTAACTGAAGGCCAGATTGATGAAGTCAGGGTTTCAAATGTTGCCAGAAGTGATGCGTGGTTAAAAGCATCTTATGAGGTAGGAAGCGATCCTTTAGGCGCCACTTCAACAACAGTTACAACTGGATTGAGTGGTGTAAATGTTAATATAAATTCAAGTGATGGGGCAGTAGTAGATGCTAATAGTGCCACTACTCCTGATATCACCGCTGATTCTTTAAGCATTTCTGCAGCTCAAGGAATCGGTTCCGGCGATGCTTTAGAAACACAGGTAAGTAATTTAGAAGCTCTTAATACGATTTCAGGAAATATAGAAATTGATAATACTGGAGATCTAACTATCGCCGGTAGTGGTGTTAATAATATCGGTGGAGCAGTTGATATTTCTACAGCTTCTCCTTTAACAGTAAATTCTGATGTTTTAGCCTTGGGCGATATTAGTTTAGCTGCAGCTGGTGCTGATGGAGATTTGTCAGTAAATGCTGCTGTTGATTCAAGCGCTGGCAATGTTGGTCTTGATGCTGGAAGAGATTTGGCTATTAGTCAAACAGGCAGCGTAGTTACTGACGGCGGAGATATTGACTTAACTGCTGCCCAAGATGCTTATGTTACTAGGGTTTCAACTGATGGTACTTTTACTGGTTCAGCTATTCCTGCATTAGGAACAGTAACAGTTACGGCCGGTGGAAATATCAATGATGCTTATGATAGTGGCAATGCTGTTGATGGAATTGATAAGGTTGCAGGTGGTATTACTAACTTTGATATATCAGCCAATACCATAGATTTTAATGCCGGTGGTGATATCGGTTTTGGTACAAATGGTGCTCTTGAATTAAGATCAAACAATATGTCTATTACTGCTCAAAGAGCCGCCATGTATCATGCTGGTGCAATGCATTTTGGTGGATTTGACGGAGATAGCTTCAGTTTGATTAACTCTGGTGATTTATGGCTTGATGGTGCGATTACTACTAACAACGGACTTATTGATATAGCCGTAGTTGATGATCCTAACCTTTATGTTAATGCTTTGATCAATAGTGGCGGCGGAGATGTAATTTTGGCTGCCGTAGGTGATATTATCCATAGTTCTGGTGGAGATGTTTACACCGGTGGTGGAAGCTTTACCGGTTCAGCTGATAGCGATGGTGATACTACTGGTTTCTATGATTTGCAAAATGGTTCGGTTATAGATACAACTGGAGCAACTGACGGAGAAGTCTACATAAGCGCTGATGACATTAATGTTGACGGTATCGTAGATGCCGGCACGGCAGATATTACTATTGCCCCAAGCGCTGCTCAGACAATTGCTCTAGCCGCACATTTAGCTTATGGTCAGTTTAGGCTTTCTAATGATGAAATCTACAATTTGATTACTTCTGGTTTTATCAATATCGGTTCAAGTAGCGCCGGAACTATCACAATTAATAATTTAGATCAGCCGGGGCTGAAATTTAAGCTAATCAGTTCAGGTGATGTGCAGGAGCAGGGCTCAGGCGACATCGGCACTGATATTGTAGCTGACACACTTGCCTTTGATGTTGACGGTAATGTTGGTCTCGCTGGTTTAGGTAATGGAATCGAGACCGAGATAGAAACTTTAGAGGGTCGCGTTGGCGGGCTTATTAATTTAAATGAGCTAACTGACTTAGCGATTAACCAATTAATTGCAACTGATGTTATTCTTTTGACAATGGGCTACGATGTTTATCCATTTAACTTTACCGGCTCTATTATAGGTAATAGTGGGTTTGGGCCAAACATCATTTCTGATACAGCGATACTTGATGCAAAGACTTCAATTGATTTGAAAACTCGAATTGGCAGTTTAAGCGCACAGGTACGCGATCCTGATTCAAGCGGTGATATCACTATTCGCAATAAGGGTGCTATAGCCCTCAATGATTTGCCAGGATGGGGATATGCCGTAAAGAACTTTGGTAGTGGAAATATTGATATTACTACTGGTTCGCCAATGACAGTTAATGCTGATGTTGTTGGAAATAGTGATGTTAGTTTAGCAGCTAATGGTTCTGGCCCCGGAGCTGATATGACAGTTAACGCTGATGTTATCAGCCTTGGCTCAGGTACAGTTAATGTACATGCCGATAACGATCTAGTCCACAATACAGGCACTATTGGCACACGCGGTATAGTTAATGTTTCAGCTGGCAATGGATCTGGCAATGATACTTTAACTATGAACGGCGATGCTCTTATCCATGGTGCTACGGTGAATGTTTCAGCCGATGATTATATGGAGATGAATAACACATCTTCGATTACCGGAACTGATATATTTGTAAACGTAGGTGATGGAGCAGGGCCAGATAATTTTACAATGAATAATAGATCATCTATCTCAGGTACAAATGTAACGATTGATGTGGCTAATCTTATGAGAATGTATAATACTTCAGCAATTAATGCCACTAATGCACGCATTGACGCTTTTGGTTTAGGTATGCATAACAACTCATCAATTGAAGCCAGAATTGTTGATGTAAACCTTGATGCAGACTTAAGGATGTTTAACAATGCAGATATTTTAGGTACAGCTTGGGTTGACGTAGATGCCCAGAGAGATGTTCTTATGAACAATAATTCAACTATCCGCTCAGGCAGATTGGTTGATATCTATGCAGCTCAGGATTTAATCATGAGCCAAAGCTCGGCGTTACTTTCTGACGGAAGTATTAACGTTGTCACCGGTCGAGATACTATCATGAATGGTTCAAGTGATATGACCGCAGGTTATGATGTAAATATTGACGCTGATGGTCAGGTTGTGGTATCGAATAGCACTGTTACGGCTGGTCATGATGCTAATATTAATGCAGTTGGTAATATTTCTTTAGGTGTTATTAATGCTGGCGATAATATTCGTTTAACTAGTTCTGCAGGCGATATTCTCGATACTAATGGTAATCGCATTAATTTAACAGCTCCAAATCTTTACATGAATGCAGCTGGTACTATTGGTGTCCCAGGTGATCATATTGACACTAACGTAGATGATATCTGGCAAGCGATTGCTTTAGGTGGCGATGTATGGATTAACGAGTTAGACGGTGTAAATCTTTGGGATATCCAGGCTCTAGGGAGTGTAGTCGATATTATTACCGGTGGAGATACTTATGCTTATTCAGTTTTGGCAACTGGATCTGGTCCAGCTGATGATGCAGTTATTAATTTAGACGTTAACAGTGGAACTCTTTTTGTAGATGGAACTATTGAGGCTTTTCGTGCGGGCGATGGAAATGCTTTGATTACTGCTGATGCTGACAATGGAATCAGTGTGTACGACTCAAGCGTCATTGATGCTTGGGTTAATGGCAATGGAAATGCTTCAGTTAGCTTAACAACACCGGGAAGAGGAATCTCCATTAGGGACAATAGCCTAATTCGTTCAAGAGTCCGCGGCGGTGGAGATGCAACAGTTATTGCAAATGCAACTAATGGTCTAGTTTCGATAGTCGATAGCGATATCTTAGCTAGAATTGGCCTTGATGGCGATGCTTCGATTGATGTAGATGCTGGTACAAATGTTACTGTAACCGATAGTGATATTACTTCTACTGTCGTAGGCACTGGCAATGCTTCAGTTGATTTAACTGCTGGAAATATGATTGCCGACGGAACTCTGACTATAGACCCGAGTTTGATTTCGGCCTCAGCTTTAAATGGCACCGCTAGTGTTGTTTTAAGATCGGCTGGGCCGTTACAAGTTTTAGATAGTACTGTTTCAGCGGCTATTGGCAATGACGGTGATGCTGAAGTTTCACTGCTTACTCATGGGCCGATTGCCTCTCAAACAGTTGATAACAGTACAATCGAAGCCACTGTTGGTAATGACGGAGATTCAACAGTCTTTTTTGGAACTTCTGGCAATACCGCAATACAAAACAACAGCATAGTCAGAGCTTTCACAGCTGGCAATGGTGATACTACAACAACTGTCCGTGCTTGGCAGGGGATCGATGTTGTTGACAGCACAGTTAGCGCAATCACTCAAGGAACCGGCGATGCCAATGTTGAACTTAGCGCCGGATTGCATGCAGATGGGATTATGATAAATTTTCCTGATCCAGATTTGTATAACAGCACTTTCCATGGCGCTGATCTTAATATAAACGATTCAAGTACAGTTTCAGCTCAAACCGGTACTGGTAATGCAGAGGTTTTTGCTGAAGGTGAGAACATTAGTGTTGCTAATAGTACAGTTTCTTCTAATGTAACCGGAAACGGTAATGCTACGGTTAAAATGGTAGCTGGTGATTGGACCACTCCTTACGAACCTGTTCCTCCTACATCGGGTACACTTGAGAATGGAGATTTAACCATCACTGACAGCACTGTAAGTGCAACCGTTGAGGGTGACGGCGATGCTTCAGTTGATCTATCTGCCGGTGATAACATTGCCATAGACACAAGCTACATTACAGCATCAGTTTTGAACGGTAATGCTTATGTAGATATTTCGACCGAGAATGGCGATATTACAATCGATGACAGTGAAGTGAAAGCAATAGTGTCAAACACCGGCCATGCTGAGATAGATATTGATGCTGCTAGTGATGTATTTCTGAACAACAGCGATTTGTTGAGCCAGGTGCTTGATGGAGTAGCCTCAGCAATTATTACAATAGATGCTGGGGATAATATCGGTTTAACAAACTCACGAGTTGCAGCTACCTCAATTAATAATGGTCCGGCAAATGTTGAGTTTCATGCTGGTAAAAACATCGGTCTAAGAGACGGTAGCGTAGTTAGAGCTAATTCGTTCGGTAATTACTTAGCCAGGATTTTCTTCGATGCTAATGATGATATTAGGGTGATTGACTCAAGGGTAGTTACTAATGAGTTAAATCTTGGTGGACTATCAAGAATTAGATTCGATGCTAATAGAATCGGTTTATTAAGAAGTGATGTTATCGCCAGGGCCCTTGGTGCATCAGCCTGGATTAACTTACTTGCCGATAATGATATAGTGATCAAGGATAGCTTAGTAAGCGCTTTTTCTAAACTTGCCCCTTCATCTGATGGTGGCGCCTATATTGGTATCCATTCCGATTTAGGCAATGTGACTGTGGATAACAGCACTGTTAGAGCAATCGATCCACCTTCTGACACCGGCGTAGCCAGTGTAAATATTACTGCTGGTAATGATTTAATAGTAAAGAATGACAGTTTGGTTAGAGCGATTAACTATCTTGATGGTGAATCAAGAGTTAACTTACAAGCTGATCATGACATTAAAATAGAGGACAGTACAGTCGAGGCGATTTTAGAAGGAAAAGGCCAAGCAACGGTTAATGCCCAAGCTGACAACAATATAGAGGTAACACGCAGTACAGTATTGGCTAAAGTCGAATTGGAAGATTCTAATATCGACTTAGACGGTGAAGACTTAACTGCAGAAGTAAACTTGAGTGCCGATGAGGACGTAAAGATTGCTTCTAGTGATGTTAAGGCCGAAGTTAGGATTAGCGCTGATGAAAGAGTCGAAATCCAAGACAGCGACATCAAAGCCACTGTCAATATCGAAGCTGAAGATGACGTTGAGATCACCAATGACGGCGGTAAAACTATCGGCTCATTGATTGATATCGTGGTAAACAATGCAAGTAACTGGTGGAATGATGTAATAATCAACAGCAGTTTGGTTAAATCACTGGTCGATATCACTGCCGATGACAAGATCGAAGTAACCGGTGAGACTGTTGAATCAACAGTTAATATAGCTTCCGGCGACGATGTGAAGATCTCTGAAAGCACTATCGAAGCTGAAACCGAGCTAGTAGCTGATGATCGTTTAGAAATAACTGACAGTGATATTCTAGCAACTGTAGCTATTGACGCCGAAGATGACGTTGAGATCACTGAAGGTGAGACTACTGTTAAAGCTGAAATAGACCTGGTAGCCGGCGGCTGGAGTGGTGATAATGACAGCAACTGGAGCGACCTGGTAATTGAAGATTCAACAGTTAAATCATTGGTAGATGTAACTGCCGATGACAAGATTGAAGTAACTGATGAGACCATCGAATCTGAAGTAACTCTTAAGTCTTCAGACGATGTAAAGATAACTGATAGCACTATAGAAGCCGAACTTGAACTAGTAGCTCAAGACCGTCTGCAAATTGAAAGCAGCGATATCTTAGCTACTATTGAGATTGAGGCTCAAGATGACGTTGAAATCACTAACGCTGAAGGTGAAACTATCAAAGCTGAAATAGATCTGGTAGCCGGCGGCTGGAGTGGTGACAATGACAGCAACTGGAGCGACCTGGTAATTGAAGAATCAACCGTTAAGGCCTTAGTCGATGTAACTGCTGAGGATACTATAGAGGTAACTGGTGAGACCATCGAATCTGAAGTAACTCTTAAGTCCTCAGATGACGTAAAGTCAATCGACAGCCATATCGAGTCTGAAGTCGAGCTTAAGGCTGATGAGAGGATGGAGATTGTTAACAGTAATGTATTAGCCACAGTTGACATCGATGCTGAAGATGACGTTGAGATCACCAACGGCGATGACGTTGACACCGTTAAATCCGAGATCGACCTAGTAGTCGGTGGTTGGGATCCTGAAGAAGGCAACTGGTGGAATGACCTAATAATTCAAGACAGCACTGTAAAATCAACAATTGACATTGAAGCTGGAGAAAACATCGAAGTAACTGATGAGACAATTGAAGCTCAGGTCGATATAGTATCAGCTGATGATGTCAAGATCTCTTCTAGTACGGTTAAATCTGAGATCAATCTAGAAGCTGATGAAAGAGTCGAAATCCAAGACAGCGACATCAAAGCCACTGTCAATATCGAAGCTGAAGATGATATCGAGGTCGATACTGGTCATGTTGAAGCCTACACTGATTATGGATATGCTTTGGTTGGTAATGACGGTGACGCAACAGTTAACTTAGAAGCTGGCGACAATACTACAATTACTGATTCAACCTTGGAAGCTTTGGTTGGTAATGATGGCGATGCTACGATTAACGTTCTTGCCGCAAATGATATAACCATTGATCCGAGTACACTTGCTGCATCAGTAGTAAATGATGGCGATGCTACGGTTAACTTGGCTGCCGACAAAGGCAACATAGAGGTAATAGAAAGTACAGTAATAGCTTCAGTTGGCAATGATGGTGATGCAACTATTCTTAGCGTTGCTGGGAATAGTACAACAATTACCGATTCAACCTTGGAAGCTTTAGTAGGCAATGAAGGAATAGCCCTTGTTGATATTAATACCCTTAACGATGTTAATATTAGCAATAGTGATATTACTGCTGACGTAGATGGAGAAGGTCATGCCGAAATAGGCGTAACCGCCCAAGATGGTGAAATTAACGTAACTAATGGCAGCACTATTTTAGCTCAAGCTTTAAGTGGTAGTGATACAGCTTTAGTTGAATTATTTGCTAATTTGGGTGTAAATATTACTGATAGTACTGTTTCAGCTGAGATGATAGGTGACGGCGATGCCAGAGCAACTTTAATCTCTGGTAACGGCGATGTAACCCTTGCTAATAGCTCTATTTCAGCTTCAGTTGGCGGTACAGGCAGCTCAGAAGTAGATATCTATGCTTGGGAAGGTAATATCTATGGTGATGCTACTTCGCTGGTTAGCGCTGATTTTGCCGGGTTATTGGCCCGTCACAATATCGGTACCAGTGCTTCGCCATTTATGACAGCAGTTGATTATTTAAGTGCTTACTCTTGGGATGTAGGAAACATCTACGTTAATGAATTAGACAGCATTACCCTAGGTACCTTGACTGAGGACGCAGGCACTCTTTATGGTCTTTCAGTTGCTGCTAATAATGGGATAATTAATGTTAGTAGTGGTGGGGACATGACAGTTAACTCAGTTATCGCACCGCGCGGTGGAGTTTATTTAGAAAGCCGCACTGGCTCGATTTATGCCGGAACCGGCTGGGATCCTAGCGGAGTACAACCAGACGTAACAACTGGTCCTGACACGGTAAATGATTTCGCAAGAGCGCTTCCGATGGACTTAACTGGTACTCCTTGGTCGACCGATGGTGGAATAGATGTATTTTCACATTACGTAGTTGACCCGGTTTCTGGGCCAAACGTAATTGCTGGAAGTTATTCTTATTTCTCAACACCAGAAGGCACAATTGGAATTGGTAACGCAGGAGTTCCAGTAGATGCAGATAATTTTTATAATCCTTTAAATGTAAATATTCAGGCAGTGGATTTAGATCCTTCAAAATGGGCAGTTCCTGCTGGTTTTACGCCAGTTGCTGGGCTTACCCTAGAGATAGGTGGCGCTGCTCCTGGTTTTACCTTAGCTGGTCCTAGTGGTACCTTAGGGGTAAGCGGAGCCATTGAAGGTATAGTTAGACCTGGGGTTACAGCAGTTACCGGGGTTTTTCCATCGCCAGATATTGACTTAACCAATGTTACACCTCCGGGATACATCTTTTATGATGATACCGACACCAGAGGTGCTTCACCTTTGTTTGGCCCTGCGGCAGCTAACTTAGGACCTCAGCAGATTTGGCCAGATTTCTTACCAGAATTTGACGGTGCTCAATTTTTAGCAAGTATCTTGCGTGATTCTAGGACTTACTATGAATTGATGGCTAACTATAGATTTAGTACAGTTACCCCAGTTAGAAGCACCGATTTTTATGCTTATCATCCGTTAACTGTAACCGATGAGTCAGGCTTTGATGGTATTAGCCTAGATAGTGGTGCTTATGAGTTCATTGAGCAGAATATTAACCTCAAAGGGACTCTAGCTCCTTATTTTGGCGGCAAAGACGATGATGAGAAAAAGAAGAAAAAAGCAACTGATTTGTAA